The following are encoded together in the Echeneis naucrates chromosome 9, fEcheNa1.1, whole genome shotgun sequence genome:
- the LOC115049267 gene encoding C-C motif chemokine 19-like yields the protein MASRVAALLLLGIICTGFAAAELAQDCCKETTTKFVPKKMLESYTIQTAGQGCSISATVFKTKKGRKLCLVPASEQDWIQNHIEFLKMKNREASGQS from the exons ATGGCCTCTCGAGTTGCAGCTCTGCTCTTGCTGGGAATCATCTGCACCGGGTTTGCAGCAG CTGAGCTCGCACAAGACTGCTGTAAGGAAACCACCACCAAGTTCGTACCTAAGAAAATGCTGGAGAGCTACACCATTCAGACGGCCGGACAGGGCTGCAGCATCAGCGCAACTGT GTTCAAGACAAAGAAGGGAAGGAAACTGTGTTTGGTTCCCGCCAGTGAGCAGGACTGGATCCAAAACCACATTgaatttctgaaaatgaaaaatcgTGAAGCTTCCGGACAGAGTTAA